The Armatimonadia bacterium genomic interval GAGCTGAACGAGAGCGCCGCCGGCCGCAAGGCACTGCTGAAGATGGTCGCCGACCGTGGCCTCGTCATCTCGGGCCTGAGCTGCCACGGCAACCCGCTTCATCCGGACAAGAAGATCGCCACTGCACACCACGAGGTCTGGCAGGCTACCGTCAAGCTGG includes:
- a CDS encoding sugar phosphate isomerase/epimerase translates to MKIGAFTVAWKSKPLEEVLDFLVEAGVQAVELGCGNYPGNDHCNPFELNESAAGRKALLKMVADRGLVISGLSCHGNPLHPDKKIATAHHEVWQATVKL